Proteins encoded by one window of Streptomyces uncialis:
- a CDS encoding peptidoglycan D,D-transpeptidase FtsI family protein: MNKPLRRIAIFCGLLIMTLLIRDNWLQYVKAGELQDNGKNRRISIERYAQPRGDIIVDGNPITGSAKTNGSDYAYKRTYKNGPMWAPVTGYASQAFGATQLESLEDGILTGNDDRLFFRRTLDMITGKKKEGGNVVTTLNGAAQKAAFEGLGSKKGAVAAIDPTTGAILALASTPSYDPSKFAGNSTTTDTPAWQKLQKSQNPDDPMLNRALRETYPPGSTFKVVTAAAALEHGLYPDPDDKTETPLPWVMPNTRTELKNDGPLPCKDATLRMALQVSCNTVFGKAGADLGKDKMRETAEKFGFNSEHFIPVRANASVWPKEMDEPQTALSSIGQFETATTPLQMAMVAAAVANDGKLMEPYMVSRLQAPSLDVIEKHTPDEMSRPLSEENAQKLQSMMETVVEKGTGRNAQINGVKVGGKTGTAQHGVDNSEKPYAWFISYAKTDSGSPVAVAVVVEDSDASRGDISGGGLAAPIARDVMKAVVDGKE, translated from the coding sequence GTGAACAAGCCACTGCGCAGGATCGCGATCTTCTGCGGTCTGCTGATCATGACCCTGCTCATCCGGGACAACTGGCTCCAGTACGTCAAGGCGGGCGAGCTCCAGGACAACGGGAAGAACCGCCGGATCTCCATCGAGCGCTACGCCCAGCCGCGCGGCGACATCATCGTCGACGGCAACCCGATCACCGGCTCGGCGAAGACCAACGGCAGCGACTACGCGTACAAGCGCACGTACAAGAACGGCCCCATGTGGGCGCCCGTCACGGGCTACGCGTCGCAGGCGTTCGGGGCGACCCAGCTGGAGTCGCTGGAGGACGGGATACTCACCGGCAACGACGACCGGCTCTTCTTCCGCCGCACCCTCGACATGATCACGGGGAAGAAGAAGGAGGGCGGCAATGTCGTGACCACCCTCAACGGCGCTGCCCAGAAGGCCGCGTTCGAGGGGCTCGGCAGCAAGAAGGGCGCCGTCGCCGCGATCGACCCGACCACCGGCGCGATCCTGGCGCTGGCCTCGACCCCGTCGTACGACCCGTCCAAGTTCGCCGGGAACTCCACCACGACGGACACGCCCGCCTGGCAGAAGCTCCAGAAGTCGCAGAACCCGGACGACCCGATGCTGAACCGGGCGCTGCGGGAGACCTACCCGCCGGGCTCGACGTTCAAGGTCGTCACCGCGGCGGCGGCCCTGGAGCACGGCCTGTACCCGGACCCGGACGACAAGACCGAGACCCCGCTGCCGTGGGTCATGCCGAACACCCGGACCGAGCTGAAGAACGACGGCCCGCTGCCCTGCAAGGACGCGACACTGCGGATGGCCCTCCAGGTCTCCTGCAACACCGTCTTCGGCAAGGCCGGCGCGGACCTCGGCAAGGACAAGATGCGGGAGACCGCGGAGAAGTTCGGCTTCAACTCCGAGCACTTCATCCCGGTCCGCGCCAACGCCTCCGTCTGGCCGAAGGAGATGGACGAGCCGCAGACCGCGCTCAGCTCCATCGGCCAGTTCGAGACGGCCACCACCCCGCTCCAGATGGCGATGGTCGCCGCCGCCGTGGCCAACGACGGCAAGCTGATGGAGCCGTACATGGTCAGCCGGCTCCAGGCGCCCAGCCTCGACGTCATCGAGAAGCACACCCCGGACGAGATGAGCCGGCCGCTCTCCGAGGAGAACGCGCAGAAGCTCCAGTCCATGATGGAGACCGTCGTCGAGAAGGGCACCGGCAGGAACGCGCAGATCAACGGCGTGAAGGTCGGCGGCAAGACGGGCACCGCGCAGCACGGTGTCGACAACAGCGAGAAGCCGTACGCGTGGTTCATCTCGTACGCCAAAACGGACTCCGGCTCGCCGGTCGCCGTCGCGGTGGTCGTCGAGGACAGCGACGCGAGCCGGGGTGACATCTCCGGTGGCGGACTGGCCGCGCCGATCGCCAGGGACGTGATGAAGGCGGTCGTCGACGGCAAGGAGTGA